GCAACGGTGGCGGGGCCATCATCAACGTCCTGTCGGTACTGTCCTGGTTCTCCTGGGACGGGGCCACGTCGTACTCGGCCGCGAAGGCGGCGGAGTGGAGCCTGACCGCCGGCACGCGCGTCGAACTCGCCGGGCAGGGCACGCAGGTGCTGGGCGTGCACCTCGGCTCCGCCGCCACCGACATGACGAGCGACTACGACGGGCCCAAGCTCAAGCCGAGCGAGGTCATCGGGGCCGCGCTCGACGGCCTGGCCGACGGTGCCGTCGAGGTCCTCGCGGACGAGTGGAGCCGGACCACGAAGGCCGGCCTCGCCCAGGACCCGGCGGAGTTCTACGCCGCGGCCATGCGCCCAATCCGGAGGCGCACGGCCGGGTGACCGGCCCAGACCTGGTGACCGGCCCGGCCGGTCACGGCGCGGGGTGGCGGCGGCTTCGGTCGCGGCCACCCCGGGATCCGGTGGTGGGGGTCGGCTCGGGGCCTGCTGGTGAGGCCACCCCGGGGACCGGTGGCCGGAACCAGCCCGGGATCCAGTGGCCGGGTTCGGTCTGGGAACCGATGGTCGGGACCGCCTCGGGAACCCGGTGGTGCGACTCGGTCCGAAATTCGGCTGTGGGATCGGCCCGGCAACCGGCGGCCGGGACCACCACGGAAGGACAACACATGTAGCTTGGCGCCGGGCTCGAAACACCATGTGCTGACCGACGGGAACGGCATCCCGCTGCGGGTATCACTGACCGGCGCCCACCGCAATGACGTCACCCAACTCCTTCCGCTGGTCGATGGACTGACACCGGTGCGGGGTAAACGGGGCCGGCCACGCCGCAAGCCCGGAGTGCTGTACGCCGACCGCGGGTACGACCACGACATCTACCGCCGACGGCTCCGCGAACGACGCATCACTCCGCGGATCGCGCGTCGCGGACAGGCCCACCGGGTCGGGGTTGGGCCGCGTCCGGTGGGTTGCCGAAGCCGCTATCACCCATCTTCATGGCCCGCGACGCTTACGTATGCGCTGGGAGTCGCGGGACGACATGCACGACGCGTTTCTCCAACTCGCTCACTGCATGGTCCTCGCCCGCAGACTCCCAGCTTTCTGAAAGCACTCCTTAGGGGAGGTTCGCGACGTCTATCAGTAATCGGCTTGGATTCAATCTGGTTGTGCGTGCGGCCGGTGTGGACGGGGCAGACGATATGTCGTCCATGCAGAGTGCTTGCCTGGCGCAGCTTGGGCCTCTGAATTTCGGAGATGGTCCCGCTGGGAATCGCCCGCCTGCATTACCCAAGCCCTCCCATCCCGCGAAGCCATCGTCCTGGCTCGCGACGCGAACGACGAGGCCGCCGACGCGGTCGTCGCGCACCCCGCACCGGAAGTCCCTGGACGGCCTGGCGCACGGGCCGGTCGTCGAGCTGATCGAGCGGGCCGCCCAGGGTGGCTGACCGCCCTGGGTCGCTTTGCCCCCGGCGCCGGTCGACCCGGACCTGCCGAGCGCGGACATCCGCATCGGCCAGGAGGGGCGCCGTGCTGGTGGCCTCGGGCCTGGAGTCCGTCCTGGCCGCGCGGTTTCCTACACTCACGGGATGGACAACAACACGTGCACCCACTGCGGCACCGTCGGCCTGGCGGAAGGTTTCATCGAGGACGCCGGCGAGCACTCGCGCGGGTACGCGCGCTGGATCGAAGGGGCGATGGAGCGGGGATTTTTCGGGGGTGCCAAGCGGACGGGCCGACCCCGACGGCAGATAGTGGCATTCCGCTGCCCCAAGTGCGGGCACCTCGAGCTGTTCGCCGCCGACGAGGTGTAGCCCTCCCCTGGTGAGGAGGGACCGGGCGCACCCTCACCAGCGGCGGGCCGGGACATTTGCGCTGGAGTCAACTCCAGCTTCTAGCGTGGGGGTATGGCTGACTCCTCCGCGCCGGACCGGGTCGGCATCCGCGCTGTGTCGCGCTGCGCCGTACCGGCATGTCGGTGGACGACGTGCGGGCCTTCGTGCGGATGGGCTCCGGCCTGGAGTGGCACGACAGGCGTACGGCGCTCCTGGAGCGGCGCGTCGCGGCCATCGAGGAGCAGATCGGTCAGTTGCGTCAGGACCTGGCGGTCGTGCGGGAGAAGATCGCGCACCACCGCGATCTGAAACGGCGTGGTCTGGACTGCGAGGACGAGATCGGCACGACGCGAACGGCGCGAGCAACGCGAACGGTGAAAGACGGGAATTGAGCATGCGTAAGGTCAGCGGATGGGCGGCTCACGCACCCGGCGCGGCCGTGACCCCGTGGGACTTCGAGCGCCGGAAGCCCCAGGACAAGGACATCGCGGTGCGGGTCCGCTACTGCGGTGTGTGAGCCAGCGACCTGTCCGCGATCCGCCACGGCGACCCGGCCGCCTTCCCGCTCGTTGCGGGTCACGAGATCGTCGGGGAGGTCAGCGCGGTCGTTGCGCCGCTGGGGCACCGGCCCCGGCCGGACGGTCGGCATAGTCGGCATGGGTGGCCTGGGCCATATCGCTCTCCAACTCGCCCATGCCATGGGCGCCGAGGTCGTGCAGTTCACCACCTCTCCCGACAAGGCCACCGAAGCACGCCGACTGGGCGCCGACGACGTGGTCTTCTCCCAGGACGAGCAGCGGATGGCCGCGCAGACGGGGCGCTTCGACCTGATCCTCGGCACCGTCGGAGCGCCGCACGCGCTGGAGCCCTGTCTGAGCGCCCTGGCCATCGATGGAACCCTGTGCCTGGTCGGCATCCCGGAGCAGGAACTGCGGCTCAGCGCGCTCAGCCTGATCGTCGGCGCGAAGAACCTGGCCGGCGCGGGCAGCGGTGGAACCGGCGAAACCCAGGGAATGCTCGACTTCTGCGGCGAGCTCGGCATCACCGCCGAGACCGAGATCGTGCCCGCGCACGACGTCAATACCAGCCTCGACCGGCTGGCCCGCAACGACGTGCGCTACCGCTTCGTCCTCGACCTGGCCTGATGCGCGGCGTGAGGTGTTTCACGGAGGGGCGTGAGGTGTCAGGGGGCTGGGTACGCGCGCCGCGATCATCGCTTGAGATGCCGAGGTAATCGGTACACATAGGGCGAAAGTATTGCTGGAAAGGAGGCGACATGTCGTCGAAGCGACGTCGTAAGAAGAAGGCCCGTCGTAAGAACGGAGCCAATCACGGTAGCCGTCCCCAGTCCTGACCTGGGGCTTCTGCCGAGTGACGGTGACGGGCTCCCCGAGCGCGTGGCGCGCCGCCGCGCCCGGGCGCGGGGAGTCCCGGCGGCGAGCCACTCCCCTCCCCGCCCCTTCCCGTTACCAGGGGCTCCGCCCCTGGACCCCGGGGGTCAGGGGCGGTGCCCCTGCCGTGTGGCGGTGCCCCTGCCGTGCGGCGGAGCCCCTGCCGTGCGGCGGAGCCGCGTATCGGTGGCGTGGGGAGGGGAGTGGCTCGCCGCCGGGCGGGTAGACCCGGAACCCCCGCTTCCCGCCCCTGCCGTCACGGGAGACGACGCCGCGCTCGCACAGCACCGCGCACGGGAACACGAACTGGCCGAAGCCGCGGTCGTCCCGGCTGCTGATGATGAAGAGGTCCACCCCGTCGTCGGCGTCGAAGGGGCGGATCGGCCCGTTCTCGGACCGCTGCCACACGGTGACGAACTGCTCCACCTTCGGCGGGGTGGTTTTGGCCACCCGGAATCGGACCGAACGGCCGTCGAGCGTGAACCCGCACGCCGCGTATTCGGCGCTCTCCGGTTCGGGCACCGGCGGCGAGCAGGTAAAACCGCTCGGGTCGTACACCAGTGCCTTCGCCGCCAGCAGGTCGCCATGGAGCCCCGCCCATGGCTGGAGCCCCGCCCATGGCTAAACCCCGCCTGTGGCTGATTTGTCACCATGCGGTCATTCTGTCATCGGAGCGGTTCGAGCAGGGCGTCGGTGAATTCCTCGGTGGTGGCCGTACCGCCCAGGTCCGGGGTGCGGACGGGGGTCTTCGCCAGGACGGTCGCCATGGCGTCGGTGACGCGGGTGGCCGCCTCGGGGTGGCCGAGGTGGTCGAGCATCATCGCGGCGGACCAGATCGCGCCGAGCGGATTGGCGATCCCGCGTCCGGCGATGTCGGGCGCGGAGCCGTGGACGGGCTCGAACATGGAGGGGAAGTCGCGCTCGGGGTTGAGGTTGGCCGCGGGGGCGATGCCGATGCTGCCCGCGACCGCGGCGGCGAGGTCGCTGAGGATGTCGCCGAAGAGGTTGGAGGCCACGACGACGTCGAAGCGCCGCGGGTCGAGGACGAACTTGGCGGCGAGGGCGTCGATGTGCTCCTGGTCCCAGACCACCTCCGGGTGCGCGGTGGCGCGTTCGGCCACCAGCTCGTCCCAGAAGGGCATGGTGTGGATGATGCCGTTGGACTTGGTGGCCGAGGTGAGCCGGCCGCCGCGCCGCTCGGCGAGGGCGAAGGCGTAGTCCAGGACGCGGGTGACGCCCTTGCGGGTGAACACCGCTTCCTGGACGGCCATTTCCTCCGGGAGCCCCCGCCCGAGGCGGCCGCCGATCTCGCCGTACTCGCCCTCGACGTTCTCCCGGACGACGACGAGGTCGACATCGCCGGGGTCCGCGTCGCGCAGCGGGCTGGGCACGCCCTCGAAGACGCGGATGGGGCGCAGATTGACGTACTGCTGGAAGCCCCGGCGGATGGGGATCAGCAGCCCCCACAGCGAGACATGGTCCGGGACGCCGGGGTGGCCGACCGCGCCGAGCAGGATCGCGTCATGGCCGCGCAACTGGTCAAGACCGTCGTCGGGCATCATCGCGCCGAGGTCGGCATAGCGCTCGCAGGACCAGTCGTACGTCTCGTACGTGAAGCCGAGGCCGTGCCGGGCGGCGACGGTGTCCAGGACGCGGCGGGCGGCCGGGATGACCTCGTTGCCGATGCCGTCGCCGGGGATCAGGGCGATGCGGTGGGTGGTGGTCGTGCGGCGGTTCGTCATGGAGGGGATTGCAGCAGGGGAGCGAGTTCCGCGTCCAAGACGCAGATCACATGGGTCTTATAGGCCCGCCCTATGAGGTTCCATGAGATTCCACGGCGGCGTTGACGAACGCCTCCGCCGCCGGTGTCAGCGGGGCCCGCCGGCTGACCAGGGCGATATGCAGACTGGTGCTCGGCTCCAGGTCCAGGACCAGGGCCCCCGCCCGCTCCGCGAGGCCGCGCCAGGCGTCGGCCACCACCGCCAGGCCGACGCCCCGCAGCACCAGCGGCAGGATCGACACCCGGTGCTCGGTCTCGACCACGACGGTCAGCGCCACGCCCTCGGCCACCAGATCGTCGACGTAGCGGCGCATCCCCGTCCCCTTCTGGCCCACGATCAGCCGGTGTCCGGACAGCTGCTCATGGCGCACCGGCACCCCGGGGCGGAACGGCCCGTCCGGGGGTGTCAGCAGCACGAAGCGCTGCTCGGACAGCGGATAGGTGCGCACATCGCCCTGCGGTACGGGGTCGGGGGAGGCCAGCAGCCCCAGCTCGCACACGCCGGTGCGCACCATCTCCGTCACATCGCGCGGGGTGAACGCGGCCTGCACCCGTACGGACACCGCGGGATGGGCGCGGGCGAAGCGGTCGATCAGCCCCGTCAGCGGCTCGACGGCCTGGGAGGGCGGGGCCGCGATGTCCACCTGGCCGCCGCGCAGCCCGTGCACCGACTCCACACTGGCCCGCGCGAGCTGGAGACTGCGCACCGCATCCCGCGCCGGTCCGATCAGGGCCGTGCCCGCGTCGGTGAGGACCGCCCGGCGGCCGATGCGGTGGAAGAGGTCGCTGCCCAGGTCGCGCTCCAGGGCGCGGATGGCCTGGGAGAGGGACGGCTGGGACAGATACAGCGCGGAGGCGGCCCGGTTGAACCCGCCGTGGTCCACCACGGCCAGGAAGTACTCCAGCTGTCGCACATCCACCGCGCCGCCTCCCCGCGCCTCGCCACTCCCGCCACCGTCGGCGCGCCCTCGGCACCTGTCGGCGCTCGCACCCGTCCATAGGTGTTGCTTATAAGGATTGTCGTCAACGGGTCTTGGACGCGCACCGCGGGTGGCTGCTGGGATCGGACCATGAGCGATCAGCCCCTGGGCGACTTCGACCGCCGCACCGTCCATGTCGAGGGTGTGGGAATCAACGTACGCACCGCCGGGGACGGGCCGCCGGTCCTCCTCCTGCACGGCTATCCGCAGACCCATATGATCTGGCACCACATCGCCCCGGCGCTCGCCGCCACCCACCGCGTGGTCCTGGCCGATCTGCGCGGCTACGGCGACAGCGACAAGCCCGCGTCCGACGCCGGGCACACCCCGTACTCCAAGCGGGCCATGGCGCGCGACCAGCTGCTGGTGATGCGGGAGCTGGGCTTCGACCGGTTCGCGGTGGTCGGCCACGACCGGGGCGGCCGGGTCGCCCACCGGCTGGCCCTCGACCATCCGCGCGCGGTCGCCGCGCTCGCGGTCCTGGACATCGTGCCCACGCGGTACGTCTTCCAGCACGCCGACAAGGACTTCGGTCTCGGCTACTTCCACTGGTTCTTCCTGGCGGCGGACCACGGCATCCCGGAACACCTCATCGGCCAGGACCCCGCGTTCTGGATCCGCACCCGGATGGGGGCGCGCCACCGGGGCGGAACCCCGTTCGACGAGGCGGCCCAGGCCGAGTACATCCGCTGCTTCTCGGATCCCGCGGCCATCCACGCCAGCTGCGAGGACTACCGCGCCGCCGCCTCCATCGACCTGGTCCACGACGACGCGGACGCCGCCGCGGGCCACCGGGTCACCGCACCGCTGCTGGCCCTGTGGGGCGCGCACGGTTTCGTCGGCCGCCACTACGACGTACCGGAGGTCTGGCGCGGTTACGCCGACGATGTGCGCGGGCAGGCCCTGCCGTGCGACCACTACCTTCCCGAGGAGGCGCCGGAGGAGACGCTGCGCCATCTGCGGGCGTTCCTCACGGACCCGGGGAGTGTCTGATCGGGGGCCAGGGGAGTGCCCGATCGGGGGGCCAGGGAAGTGCCCGATCGGGAGGCCAGGGAAGTGCCCGATCGGGGGTCACGGCGCCGCCTGGAGGTTCTGCTCCGGTGCGGCCGTCTCCTCGGCCGGGTCGGCGGCCCCGCGCGTCTCCCGCGCCAGTGCCACCGTGGCCACGGTGAGCGCGCTCATCAGGGCGATGAAGACGACGACGCCCGTGACGCTGTGGTCGAACCAGAGCAGCAGCGCGGACGCGAGCATGGGCGCGAGGCCGCCGGTGAGCACGGTCCCGATGTTGTTGGCGATGCCGACCGCGCTGAACCGGACCGTGGTGTCGAAGAGTTCGGCGGCGAGGCGCCGGGCTGGGCGCTGCGCGCCGGGACGGCCCTGGAGCGGGCGCTGGCGGAGGGCCGCAGCCGTCCCGTGCCGATGAACATCGACGGTGCCACCGCCATCGTCTACAGCGAACTCGGCTTTCCGCCCGAGCTCGGACGCGGGCTGTTCGTGCTCTCCCGCAGCGTGGGCATCCTCGCCCACGCCTGGGAGGAGAAGTCCGGTGGAGCCAGGATCAAGGGCCCGCTGCCCCGGCGGCTGCTGCCCTCCTACGAGGGCCCGGCGCCCCGGGACCTCAACCGGCCGGAGAGCGGTGGGAACGGCGCCGGGAGCGCCTGAACGTCAGCCGCTCCCGCCGAGGAACCCCAGCTCCGACAGCCGCTTCGCGGCCTCGGCCAGCGCCGGGCGGAACGACTCCACGCGCTCCTCGGTGAAGCGGCTGGTGGGCCCGCCGAGCCCCACCGCGGCGACGACCTGCCCGGTCGCGTCGGTGACCGGGGCGGCCACGGCGGACACCCCGTCCTCGCGCTCACCGTGGCTGACCGCCCAGCCCCGCTCCGCGGCGAGGCGCGCCCGGGTCGCCAGGACGGAGGTGAAGTCGGGGCCGCGCCCGGCCGCCGCGGCCACCCGGCTCAGGGTCCGGGACGAGCCGCCGATGAGCAGGACGTGCCCGGAGGCACCGGCCCACAGGGGCATCTCCTCGCCGATGCGCACCACATGGCGCAGCTGCTGGGTGCCCTCGTGCTGGGCCACACACACCCTGGAGCCGCCCTGGCGGATGTAGATCCGGGAGGATTCGCCACCCGACCGGATCGAGAGGACACGCAGACACTCCACCGCCTCCGGGGGCAGCCGCCAGGCGTCCTGGGCGAGCGCCGCCCAGCGCAGCAGACC
This genomic interval from Streptomyces asiaticus contains the following:
- a CDS encoding citrate/2-methylcitrate synthase, encoding MVEPEQQRGREHGREAAGEHGPDVVGDADRAEPDRGVEEFGGEAPGWALRAGTALERALAEGRSRPVPMNIDGATAIVYSELGFPPELGRGLFVLSRSVGILAHAWEEKSGGARIKGPLPRRLLPSYEGPAPRDLNRPESGGNGAGSA
- a CDS encoding alpha/beta fold hydrolase, coding for MSDQPLGDFDRRTVHVEGVGINVRTAGDGPPVLLLHGYPQTHMIWHHIAPALAATHRVVLADLRGYGDSDKPASDAGHTPYSKRAMARDQLLVMRELGFDRFAVVGHDRGGRVAHRLALDHPRAVAALAVLDIVPTRYVFQHADKDFGLGYFHWFFLAADHGIPEHLIGQDPAFWIRTRMGARHRGGTPFDEAAQAEYIRCFSDPAAIHASCEDYRAAASIDLVHDDADAAAGHRVTAPLLALWGAHGFVGRHYDVPEVWRGYADDVRGQALPCDHYLPEEAPEETLRHLRAFLTDPGSV
- a CDS encoding tartrate dehydrogenase translates to MTNRRTTTTHRIALIPGDGIGNEVIPAARRVLDTVAARHGLGFTYETYDWSCERYADLGAMMPDDGLDQLRGHDAILLGAVGHPGVPDHVSLWGLLIPIRRGFQQYVNLRPIRVFEGVPSPLRDADPGDVDLVVVRENVEGEYGEIGGRLGRGLPEEMAVQEAVFTRKGVTRVLDYAFALAERRGGRLTSATKSNGIIHTMPFWDELVAERATAHPEVVWDQEHIDALAAKFVLDPRRFDVVVASNLFGDILSDLAAAVAGSIGIAPAANLNPERDFPSMFEPVHGSAPDIAGRGIANPLGAIWSAAMMLDHLGHPEAATRVTDAMATVLAKTPVRTPDLGGTATTEEFTDALLEPLR
- a CDS encoding MepB family protein, whose translation is MYDPSGFTCSPPVPEPESAEYAACGFTLDGRSVRFRVAKTTPPKVEQFVTVWQRSENGPIRPFDADDGVDLFIISSRDDRGFGQFVFPCAVLCERGVVSRDGRGGKRGFRVYPPGGEPLPSPRHRYAAPPHGRGSAARQGHRHTAGAPPLTPGVQGRSPW
- a CDS encoding 50S ribosomal protein bL37; the protein is MSSKRRRKKKARRKNGANHGSRPQS
- a CDS encoding LysR family transcriptional regulator yields the protein MDVRQLEYFLAVVDHGGFNRAASALYLSQPSLSQAIRALERDLGSDLFHRIGRRAVLTDAGTALIGPARDAVRSLQLARASVESVHGLRGGQVDIAAPPSQAVEPLTGLIDRFARAHPAVSVRVQAAFTPRDVTEMVRTGVCELGLLASPDPVPQGDVRTYPLSEQRFVLLTPPDGPFRPGVPVRHEQLSGHRLIVGQKGTGMRRYVDDLVAEGVALTVVVETEHRVSILPLVLRGVGLAVVADAWRGLAERAGALVLDLEPSTSLHIALVSRRAPLTPAAEAFVNAAVESHGTS
- a CDS encoding SDR family oxidoreductase — protein: MEIAGSVALVTGANRGLGREFVEQLRERGAKKVYAAARDTSTITTPGVVPVALDVLDPESIERAAQQAGDVTLLVNNAGIATGQNLIRGDLAQVRREMEVNFFGTLTVTRAFADILGGNGGGAIINVLSVLSWFSWDGATSYSAAKAAEWSLTAGTRVELAGQGTQVLGVHLGSAATDMTSDYDGPKLKPSEVIGAALDGLADGAVEVLADEWSRTTKAGLAQDPAEFYAAAMRPIRRRTAG
- a CDS encoding MerR family DNA-binding protein; this translates as MRRTGMSVDDVRAFVRMGSGLEWHDRRTALLERRVAAIEEQIGQLRQDLAVVREKIAHHRDLKRRGLDCEDEIGTTRTARATRTVKDGN
- a CDS encoding zinc-binding dehydrogenase, producing the protein MRRWGTGPGRTVGIVGMGGLGHIALQLAHAMGAEVVQFTTSPDKATEARRLGADDVVFSQDEQRMAAQTGRFDLILGTVGAPHALEPCLSALAIDGTLCLVGIPEQELRLSALSLIVGAKNLAGAGSGGTGETQGMLDFCGELGITAETEIVPAHDVNTSLDRLARNDVRYRFVLDLA
- a CDS encoding IclR family transcriptional regulator, encoding MGTAAGEGGEGVRSVLRALDLLALFDDTHRSRSVRELTDATGLAKSTVVRLVATLEQRGLLWSRGDGRLTPGAGLLRWAALAQDAWRLPPEAVECLRVLSIRSGGESSRIYIRQGGSRVCVAQHEGTQQLRHVVRIGEEMPLWAGASGHVLLIGGSSRTLSRVAAAAGRGPDFTSVLATRARLAAERGWAVSHGEREDGVSAVAAPVTDATGQVVAAVGLGGPTSRFTEERVESFRPALAEAAKRLSELGFLGGSG